From a region of the Pirellulales bacterium genome:
- a CDS encoding D-glycerate dehydrogenase: MPKPKVFVTRIIPDAGLDKVREFCDADVWSEPLPPSADELKKRIASCEGLLSLLTERIDGPLLDAAPRLKVVSNYAVGFNNIDVPAATERGIAVGNTPGVLTDATADMAFALLISAARRIVESQKYAERGQWKTWEPKGHIGQDLAGRTIGIVGLGRIGLAMARRCHGGWGMKVLYHDVYANDAAEKELNARRVDLDTLLAESDFISVHTDLNDTTRGMFNAAAFKKMKPTAVFVNTARGPLVVEADLADALRKGVIFAAGLDVTDPEPPRADNPLLKLPNCVVAPHIASATVSSRNAMAEIAADNLIAGVTGKPLRAWVNPEVAERRR; this comes from the coding sequence ATGCCCAAGCCCAAAGTATTTGTCACCCGCATCATTCCTGACGCCGGGTTGGATAAAGTCCGCGAGTTCTGCGACGCCGACGTGTGGAGCGAGCCGTTGCCTCCCTCGGCCGACGAACTGAAGAAGCGCATCGCCAGCTGCGAAGGATTGCTGTCCCTCTTGACCGAGCGCATCGACGGCCCACTGCTCGACGCGGCCCCGCGGCTGAAGGTGGTAAGCAATTACGCCGTCGGCTTCAACAATATCGATGTGCCGGCCGCCACCGAGCGCGGAATCGCGGTCGGCAACACGCCCGGCGTATTGACCGATGCCACGGCCGACATGGCCTTTGCGCTTTTGATTTCGGCGGCGCGGCGGATCGTCGAATCGCAGAAGTACGCCGAGCGCGGCCAGTGGAAAACCTGGGAGCCCAAAGGGCACATCGGCCAGGACCTCGCGGGCCGTACGATTGGCATCGTCGGCCTGGGTCGCATTGGCCTGGCCATGGCCAGACGCTGCCACGGCGGCTGGGGCATGAAGGTCCTTTACCACGACGTGTACGCGAATGACGCCGCGGAAAAAGAGCTAAACGCCCGGCGCGTCGATCTCGACACGCTGCTGGCCGAGTCGGACTTCATTTCGGTTCATACCGATCTGAACGACACGACGCGCGGCATGTTCAATGCCGCGGCATTCAAGAAGATGAAGCCGACGGCGGTGTTCGTGAACACGGCACGCGGGCCGCTGGTGGTCGAGGCCGACCTGGCCGACGCGCTTCGCAAGGGAGTGATCTTCGCGGCCGGCCTCGACGTGACCGATCCCGAGCCGCCGCGTGCGGACAATCCGCTCTTGAAGTTGCCCAACTGCGTCGTGGCACCGCACATCGCCAGTGCCACCGTGTCGAGCCGCAACGCCATGGCCGAGATCGCGGCCGATAACCTGATCGCCGGAGTGACAGGCAAGCCGCTACGGGCCTGGGTCAATCCGGAAGTGGCGGAGAGGCGGAGATAA